One segment of Solanum stenotomum isolate F172 chromosome 1, ASM1918654v1, whole genome shotgun sequence DNA contains the following:
- the LOC125852952 gene encoding uncharacterized CRM domain-containing protein At3g25440, chloroplastic translates to MLAIKNLMKSSSLRFWSFIFRHSDINVGSREAPHMFCYSGQSVPNPYLRKATSFMCFLCHSNSSISRNYHQMRLIHKLPRQDPAMNTLLLPSSLTSGSREIVLKLLHARWFSSPSIELNTEKGVVRFRFGQEIGKRGGQTKVKRVVKKFKMSKKAKLNELRFYRLKAKKKMRSPNPEVRIRYKLEKAKRKEAWLIEKLRNFEVPKAPDEPHDPEILTEEEKFYLKRTGEKKKNYVPVGRRGVFGGVVLNMHLHWKKHETVKVVCRPCKPGQIHEYAAELTRLSRGTVIDIKPDNTIIFYRGKNYVQPDVMSPPDTLSKDKALEKYRYEQSLEHTSQFIEKMEKELVEYHEYLAQKRKKENS, encoded by the exons ATGCTTGCAATAAAGAATCTCATGAAAAGCTCTTCCCTCAGGTTTTGGAGCTTCATTTTCAGGCATTCCGATATCAATGTCGGCTCAAG GGAAGCTCCTCATATGTTTTGTTACTCTGGACAAAGTGTTCCAAATCCATATTTGCGTAAAGCTACTTCCTTTATGTGTTTTCTTTGTCATAGCAACTCCTCAATTTCCAGAAACTATCACCAAATGAGATTAATTCATAAATTACCTCGTCAAGATCCTGCAATGAACACTTTGCTATTGCCAAGTTCATTAACTTCTGGATCTCGTGAGATAGTTTTGAAATTGCTCCATGCTAGGTGGTTCTCTAGTCCATCCATAGAGCTGAATACAGAGAAAGGTGTTGTCAGATTTAGATTTGGTCAAGAAATCGGAAAAAGAGGTGGTCAGACAAAGGTTAAGCGTGTCGTGAAGAAGTTTAAAATGTCTAAAAAAGCAAAATTGAATGAACTCAGATTTTACCGACTGAAggcaaagaagaaaatgagatcTCCAAATCCTGAAGTTAGGATCAGATACAAACTTGAGAAG GCAAAACGAAAGGAAGCTTggttgattgagaaattgagaaattttgagGTACCTAAAGCTCCAGATGAACCACATGATCCTGAAATTTTAACTGAAGAGGAGAAGTTTTACTTGAAGCGCACTggtgagaaaaagaaaaattatgtaCCAGTTGGGAGACGAGGAGTATTTGGAGGGGTGGTGTTGAATATGCATCTTCACTGGAAGAAACATGAGACAGTTAAGGTTGTATGCAGGCCTTGCAAGCCTGGGCAGATTCATGAATATGCTGCAGAGCTCACTCGGCTAAGCAGAGGCACTGTTATTGACATTAAGCCAGACAATACCATAATATTTTATCGTGGAAAGAATTATGTTCAACCAGATGTTATGTCTCCTCCAGATACTCTATCTAAAGATAAG GCCTTGGAGAAGTATCGATATGAACAGTCCTTGGAGCATACTAGTCAATTTATTGAgaaaatggagaaagaattggtAGAGTATCATGAATATCTTGCtcagaagagaaaaaaagaaaatagttga